A genomic region of Silurus meridionalis isolate SWU-2019-XX chromosome 7, ASM1480568v1, whole genome shotgun sequence contains the following coding sequences:
- the vkorc1 gene encoding vitamin K epoxide reductase complex subunit 1: MSSSKSSNGVPKWERWARVMLCALGLILSVYALHVELSKENDPNYRAMCDLAESVSCSKVFTSRWGRGFGLVQLFAEKDSLLNQPNSILGILFYTLQLGLGQMVSVTAAHFLVMASWLSVAGSLYLAAILVLVLGDFCMVCVSTYIINFALMYINLKRRTGLSGKQKKKTR; this comes from the exons ATGTCCTCCAGCAAGTCTTCTAACGGGGTCCCTAAATGGGAAAGGTGGGCTCGAGTCATGCTTTGTGCTTTAGGGTTAATACTGTCGGTTTATGCGCTTCATGTGGAACTGTCTAAGGAGAACGACCCGAATTACCGGGCAATGTGCGACCTCGCGGAATCCGTCAGCTGCTCCAAGGTTTTCACCTCCAG GTGGGGACGTGGATTCGGACTCGTCCAGTTGTTTGCGGAAAAGGACAGCCTCCTGAACCAACCAAACAGCATATTGGGAATCTTGTTTTACACTCTGCAGCTGGGCCTTG GCCAAATGGTGTCTGTTACAGCAGCACATTTCTTGGTCATGGCATCCTGGTTGTCGGTGGCTGGTTCGCTCTATCTAGCTGCTATTCTAGTGCTGGTGCTGGGGGATTtctgcatggtgtgtgtgtcaACGTACATCATCAACTTCGCTCTCATGTACATCAACCTGAAGAGAAGGACAGGTCTTAGTggaaagcagaagaagaagacgagATGA
- the mapk7 gene encoding LOW QUALITY PROTEIN: mitogen-activated protein kinase 7 (The sequence of the model RefSeq protein was modified relative to this genomic sequence to represent the inferred CDS: inserted 1 base in 1 codon): MPRMSGVEVEKSKDSVADGTRASNIDKNQQGEHHSQPVSNVSTNADANTVAAKNLALLKAHSLDVKFEVGEEYDIIETIGTGAYGVVSSARRRDNGQRVAIKKIPNAFEVVTNAKRTLRELKILKHFKHDNIIAIKDILQPAVPTSAFKSVYVVLDLMESDLHQIIHSKQPLTSEHTRYFLYQLLRGLKYIHSANVIHRDLKPSNLLVNENCELKIGDFGMARGLSAAHAEELRSFMTEYVATRWYRAPELMLSLHHYSLAIDLWSVGCIFAEMLGRKQLFPGKHYVHQLQLILSVLGTPPESVVGAIGAERVRSYVQSLPSRAPVPLAKLYPQAEPVALDLLGAMLRFDPHERISVCQALEHPYLAKYHDPDDEPVCVPAFDFEFDRQPMGREQIKEAILAEIQDFHQRKQGCRKIQFKPLQRLRQVASNHAYQMLPSTQHQPNMTHPQQQKAGQNLDMAQSSVSMTPSLNKQAPPPDFTHLANYLTPFTRSCQDVDMPSANSDGQPETIDLTTPTSSQGTPPCEPTGDCPKREDLAPACQTHAGQTIQSQVLHQPPASTALPSSLAKSGVSLSLSQTQAQSLSQSLSRSLAKGGKGMPGETTRKEGAISDDTKAALKAALLKSALRQKARDGSAAALGIDLASGTGSSSSLVPSSGPEHKRPITAQERQREREEKRKKRQERAMERKKKLREKEKKEGKSGESLGGVMLSDNDKKLLERWGRMMDKSQVVDNNXANPSNSGSCRIQAAMGKGQIKMPSDTVESVPDKSELQRFKPPQIVPQVSQCVASGMFHPPAMFSSLPIPLGPTQNADIGMVTVTGGGTLALVGGGTLGVVATPCTVAKSDSLKPQPPASFQGCGTVIPTVGSWTGNQTSGETAKQQQQAQIPHQSQQIQLSPPQLNHVGLPQQSVLLSQTKPLPHPHQTQTLPSIDMPITNPPVKLFPSDSFSKKPLALTQNGMTRGGIQDTNTSLAHQDSVGASEPLEKFGKQPNGTSHETSGSLAQPCLTETGLPGSCRAPDIHTVTLQLSKSQVDDILPPVFSVTPKGSGAGYGVGFDLDDLLTQSLSDLQHSEFSHNDSAPLSASLLSDWLEVHRMTPADLESLQQELQLGSPMILSDNSNLP; this comes from the exons at GCCCAGGATGTCTGGCGTTGAAGTTGAGAAATCGAAAGACTCCGTAGCCGACGGTACGAGGGCGAGTAACATCGACAAGAATCAACAGGGGGAGCATCACTCGCAACCTGTCAGCAATGTGTCGACTAATGCGGATGCGAACACCGTGGCTGCGAAGAACCTGGCACTACTTAAAGCCCATTCCTTAGATGTCAAGTTTGAGGTCGGTGAAGAGTACGACATCATCGAGACCATTGGCACGGGGGCTTATGGTGTCGTTTCATCTGCCAGGAGGCGGGACAACG GACAGCGGGTGGCAATAAAGAAGATCCCGAATGCTTTCGAAGTTGTGACAAACGCCAAAAGGACACTTCGAGAGCTCAAGATTTTGAAACACTTTAAACACGACAACATTATTGCAATTAAGGACATACTACAGCCAGCTGTGCCCACTTCGGCCTTCAAATCCGT GTATGTAGTCCTCGACCTGATGGAGAGTGACCTCCATCAGATTATCCACTCAAAACAACCTCTGACCTCCGAGCACACCCGGTACTTTCTGTACCAACTGTTGCGTGGTCTGAAATATATCCACTCGGCTAACGTGATTCACCGCGACCTCAAGCCGTCTAACTTGCTGGTAAATGAGAACTGCGAGCTGAAGATCGGAGACTTTGGTATGGCCCGGGGTTTGAGTGCGGCCCATGCCGAGGAGTTGCGTTCATTTATGACAGAATACGTGGCCACACGTTGGTATCGTGCCCCTGAGCTCATGCTCTCACTTCACCACTACAGCCTCGCCATCGACCTCTGGTCAGTGGGCTGTATATTTGCCGAGATGCTTGGGAGGAAGCAGCTCTTCCCGGGCAAGCACTATGTGCACCAGCTGCAGCTTATTCTCTCTGTTTTGGGTACACCTCCCGAGAGTGTGGTCGGTGCTATTGGGGCTGAAAGGGTGCGCTCTTACGTCCAAAGCTTGCCCTCAAGGGCACCCGTGCCCCTTGCCAAACTGTACCCACAGGCAGAACCTGTTGCACTAGACCTTCTGGGTGCAATGCTCCGTTTTGACCCTCACGAAAGGATTAGTGTCTGCCAGGCACTTGAGCACCCTTATCTTGCCAAGTACCATGACCCGGACGATGAGCCTGTGTGCGTGCCTGCCTTCGACTTCGAGTTTGACCGGCAGCCAATGGGGCGAGAGCAGATTAAGGAGGCCATACTTGCTGAAATTCAGGACTTCCACCAGAGGAAACAAGGGTGCAGGAAGATCCAGTTTAAACCACTTCAGAGATTGAGACAAGTGGCAAGTAATCATGCCTACCAAATGTTACCAAGTACTCAACACCAGCCGAACATGACACACCCTCAGCAGCAAAAAGCAGGGCAGAATCTGGACATGGCACAGAGCTCAGTCTCCATGACTCCTTCATTAAATAAGCAAGCTCCTCCACCTGATTTTACCCATCTTGCCAATTATTTGACACCATTCACAAGGAGCTGTCAGGATGTTGACATGCCCAGTGCAAATTCAGATGGACAACCAGAGACTATAGACCTTACCACTCCCACCTCCAGCCAAGGCACACCACCTTGTGAACCAACTGGAGACTGTCCAAAAAGGGAGGACCTTGCTCCTGCTTGTCAAACTCATGCTGGACAGACAATTCAGAGCCAGGTGCTCCATCAGCCACCAGCATCAACAGCCCTTCCTTCCAGTCTTGCAAAATCCGGGGTCTCTCTTTCGCTATCTCAGACCCAAGCTCAGTCTCTGTCTCAGTCACTCTCTCGTTCACTTGCAAAAGGGGGTAAAGGAATGCCTGGAGAAACTACGAGAAAGGAAGGAGCCATTTCAGATGATACCAAAGCAgcactcaaagcagctttgctcAAATCAGCGCTAAGACAAAAAGCACGAG ATGGGAGTGCTGCGGCCCTGGGTATAGACCTGGCCAGCGGGACTGGGAGCTCTTCTTCCTTGGTGCCATCCTCTGGTCCAGAACACAAGAGACCCATTACAGCCCAAGAGAGGCAGCGGGAGAGGGAGGAGAAACGAAAGAAACGTCAGGAACGGGCAATGGAGCGAAAGAAAAAGCttagagaaaaggagaaaaaggaagGCAAATCAGGCGAGTCCTTGGGTGGCGTCATGCTGAGTGACAACGACAAGAAGCTTCTGGAACGGTGGGGACGGATGATGGACAAGTCACAGGTCGTCGACAATA CTGCCAACCCCAGTAATTCGGGTTCTTGCCGAATACAGGCTGCCATGGGGAAAGGCCAGATAAAGATGCCATCTGATACTGTGGAATCAGTGCCTGACAAAAGTGAGTTACAGAGGTTCAAACCACCCCAAATAGTGCCACAGGTTAGCCAGTGTGTGGCATCTGGAATGTTTCATCCACCTGCCATGTTTAGTTCCTTGCCCATACCCTTAGGCCCCACTCAAAACGCAGACATTGGGATGGTGACAGTTACAGGAGGTGGGACTTTGGCCTTAGTTGGAGGTGGGACTCTTGGTGTAGTTGCAACCCCATGTACCGTTGCCAAAAGTGACTCCTTAAAGCCCCAACCTCCAGCTTCCTTCCAGGGCTGTGGAACAGTTATACCTACAGTAGGGAGCTGGACAGGGAACCAGACCAGTGGAGAAACAgcaaagcagcagcagcaagcaCAAATCCCACATCAGTCTCAGCAGATTCAGCTGTCTCCTCCACAGCTAAACCATGTCGGCTTACCCCAGCAGTCAGTTCTACTCTCTCAAACCAAGCCTCTTCCCCACCCCCACCAAACTCAGACTCTTCCTAGCATTGATATGCCCATCACTAACCCTCCGGTCAAACTCTTCCCATCAGACTCCTTCAGCAAAAAACCTTTAGCACTGACTCAGAACGGGATGACAAGAGGCGGAATTCAGGACACCAATACATCTCTTGCTCACCAGGACTCTGTAGGTGCTTCTGAGCCTCTGGAGAAATTTGGCAAGCAACCAAATGGTACTTCTCATGAAACATCTGGATCATTAGCCCAACCTTGCCTTACAGAGACAGGGCTACCAGGCAGCTGCAGAGCCCCAGACATCCATACAGTCACACTACAGCTATCTAAGTCACAG GTTGACGATATTTTGCCCCCAGTTTTTTCGGTGACCCCCAAGGGTAGTGGGGCTGGATATGGTGTCGGCTTTGATCTAGACGATCTCCTTACTCAGTCGCTCTCAGATCTCCAGCACTCGGAATTCAG TCACAACGACTCGGCTCCGCTCTCAGCATCCCTGCTCTCCGATTGGCTGGAAGTACATCGAATGACCCCAGCCGACTTGGAATCCCTTCAGCAGGAGCTTCAGCTTGGATCTCCTATGATTCTTTCAGACAACTCCAACCTTCCTTAG
- the zgc:92313 gene encoding serine protease 33 yields the protein MQNFAWTPCWLLLGLWTSNAQECGQPPLQSRIVGGFDAAAGHWPWQVDIQNAEGHICGGTIIAQTWVMSAAHCFPNPQDISQHTIYAGRLKLNGWNPTESVHRINRVVVPYGYTDPQLGQDIALVELATPVTWSDHVQPVCLPNADVTFAAGTQCTITGWGDIRDGISLQGAGNLQQVQVPIIDQTACQEMFQIQATEQVNIRYDMLCAGFQQGGKDSCQGDSGGPLVCQTSSGYWIQAGIVSFGLGCAQPNRPGVYARVSAFSNFIQSNIQGIQLRAAADHNWTGWLVILTRTVIALTLALLLR from the exons ATGCAGAACTTCGCTTGGACCCCTTGCTGGTTGTTATTGG GTTTGTGGACAAGTAATGCACAAG AATGCGGTCAGCCGCCTCTCCAGAGTCGAATAGTTGGAGGATTTGATGCAGCTGCAGGTCACTGGCCCTGGCAGGTCGATATACAG AACGCTGAAGGACATATATGTGGAGGAACAATCATTGCTCAGACCTGGGTTATGTCTGCAGCTCACTGTTTCCCAAA TCCTCAGGACATTTCCCAACATACGATCTACGCAGGCCGTCTAAAGCTGAACGGTTGGAACCCAACCGAGTCGGTTCATCGGATTAATCGCGTGGTGGTGCCGTATGGCTACACGGATCCGCAGCTGGGCCAGGACATCGCTTTAGTGGAGTTGGCTACTCCAGTCACGTGGTCTGATCACGTCCAACCCGTGTGCCTCCCAAACGCAGACGTTACGTTTGCTGCAGGAACGCAGTGCACTATCACAGGCTGGGGAGACATCAGAGATGGAA TCTCTTTGCAGGGGGCGGGAAATCTACAGCAAGTGCAGGTGCCAATTATCGATCAAACCGCCTGCCAAGAGATGTTCCAGATCCAAGCCACAGAGCAGGTTAACATTCGCTACGACATGCTCTGTGCTGGCTTTCAACAAGGCGGGAAAGATTCCTGCCAG gGGGATTCTGGAGGACCGCTGGTGTGCCAAACATCTAGTGGCTACTGGATACAGGCTGGTATTGTAAGCTTTGGCCTGGGTTGTGCCCAGCCTAACCGGCCCGGTGTCTACGCTCGAGTGTCGGCATTTTCCAACTTTATTCAGAGCAACATTCAGGGAATACAGCTGCGTGCCGCTGCAGATCACAACTGGACCGGTTGGCTCGTCATCCTCACTAGGACTGTAATAGCGCTAACATTGGCCCTGCTACTGAGATAA